ACAGAATTTCGGGACCATCTGCGACAATATGTCGACGAGGCGAGGACAGCTGGAATCCAGCCTGTGTTGCTCACATCCCTGACCCGACGGAAGTGGGACGGTCAGAAAATCGTTCCGTCACTGGAAGAATACGCGCAGGCAACTCTGATTGTGGCCGGGGAAAAGCAGATTCCTGTGATTGATTTGCACACGTCCAGCATTCGACAGTGTGAGCTTCTGGGGCCCACTGCATTCCGTGCGTTTGAACCGATGACGGAAGACGGTGCCGATCACACGCATCTGAATCTCGACGGCAGCCGTGCAGTTGCGCCACTCGTTGTGACTGAATTACTGAAAAAGGTGCCATCACTTGAAGCGTGCTTCGATGCCGAAAAGCTTGCAGCCTCAGCTGTGCCACAACCTTATGAAGGGAATATCTCGAACGGCTCTCTGAGCCTTGAAGAAACCGCAGACACAATCACGATCCGCAATCGAGATCGCGTAGTTCTTGTCTACAACAAGGTGTCGCCTCCGGTACCTGAAGGGATCAATCCTGTTTACCATCGCAGTGGTTTTCTTCACCCGGTCATGTCCCCGGACGGAGGAATTGTGACTGCTGCGTTTCCTTTCGATCATGCTCACCAGCACGGAATTTTTTCGGCATGGGTCCGGACGGCCTGGAACAACCGAAAGATTGATTTCTGGAACCTGGCCGGCGGGACAGGCCGAGTACTTCATCAGCGAGTCATCAGCACTTCAGCGGATGGGCAGAATGTCGGATTTGAAGTGGACCTGATTCATCGAACTGAGACCGATCCCGTCGTTGACATCCTTCGCGAACGCTGGAAAGTGACCGTGCTGCCGACCAGCGGTGTGTGGCACGCGTTTGATCTTCAGTCGACGCAGGTCAATCAAACTGACCTGCCGTTGCAGCTTCATGAGTATCACTATGGAGGCCATGCGGTGCGAGGCCCCGTCGAATGGCTGACGCAGTCAGATTCGGATGTCAGGAAAATACACGACAAGGATGTTTCGCCCGAATTCCTCGGATCGACCTTCCTGAATGATTCAGGCTCAGATCGAATCAAAGGCAACCACGAACATACCCGTTGGGTTTCAATGACCGGCAAACTCAGTCGTCAACCGGTGACGATCGCTGTTCTCTCTCATTCACACAACTATCGAGCGCCTCAGGCTGCCCGACTGCACCCGACGAAACCCTATTTTGCTTTCTCACCATGCGTGGATGGTGAATTCAGTATCGAAAAGGCTCACCCGTATGAAAGCCGGTATCGATACCTGATTATTGATGGGCCCGCAGATGCCGGATGGATTGATGAACAGTGGAATGCATGGCATCAGGAATGATAACGCACGAAGAGTGACAAGTTTGAAACTGTCTGGTCTTCAGACACGCCGTGGGCAGTTTCTGTGAGTTGCCCTTCATTCTCCATGCGACAATTCATTTCAATCGCAGTGAATGAAAATTCCGGTCTGCCAGAAAATCCGGGCGCGGTGGCTGGTCGCAAAAGGGAGCTTCCAGAGTGTTGTGAACGCTGTTGTAAACAGCGAACAGGTTAATGCGAGGCTGCGGGCTCAGGTTTCCGCAGGATGCGTGCATCGTGTTGCACTCGAAGAAGACTACTGACCCAGCGGGACCTTTCGGGGCGACAATCGATGCGTTTTCTGTCAGAAGTTTCAACGCATCCTCTGTTGGTACGCCGTATTCCTGCCGACGCAGTGAATGTTCGTAATGATTTTCAGGGGTCTCACCGGCACATCGGATGTAGGTCTGATGTGAACCGGGAATCAGCATCAGCGGCCCATTGAATTCATGGCTTTCTGTCAGAAAGACTGACACACTGATGGCACGCATTCGAGGCATGCCATCTTCGACGTGCCACGTTTCAAAATCCGAATGCCAGAAGAATTCCTTTCCATTCAACGCCGGCTTGTAATTGATCCGGGACTGGTGAATGTAAACGTCTGAGCCCAGCAGCTGAGTCACTCGGGCTAGTAAGCGTTCGTCTGCAAACATGCGTTGAAAGAGATCGCTGTGTCTATGCAGCTGAAAAATCGATCGAACAATGCGGGAGTCCGGCTCTCGCACCAGGCCTGGCTGTTGGCTGGGCCAGTTGTCAGCAAGTCCGGTGGCTTCATCCAGCAATGACTGCACTTCGTCCTGATGAATCAGGTCCTGACAGAACAGAAAGCCGTCCCGTTCATAGGACTCCACTTCCTGCTGCGTCAGTGGTCCATCGTTCTCAGACCATACCACGGGG
This sequence is a window from Planctomycetaceae bacterium. Protein-coding genes within it:
- the thpD gene encoding ectoine hydroxylase produces the protein MTTQSLATDPYHSRTSETWSAADRVDPVVWSENDGPLTQQEVESYERDGFLFCQDLIHQDEVQSLLDEATGLADNWPSQQPGLVREPDSRIVRSIFQLHRHSDLFQRMFADERLLARVTQLLGSDVYIHQSRINYKPALNGKEFFWHSDFETWHVEDGMPRMRAISVSVFLTESHEFNGPLMLIPGSHQTYIRCAGETPENHYEHSLRRQEYGVPTEDALKLLTENASIVAPKGPAGSVVFFECNTMHASCGNLSPQPRINLFAVYNSVHNTLEAPFCDQPPRPDFLADRNFHSLRLK
- a CDS encoding DUF6807 family protein; this translates as MTTHQGRLLFVAVLLCVSVPATTLMAQSPLDSGGQDSKPLFVLAGDSTVTDKAGWGAGFAELLNEGARCINMARGGRSSRSYRTEGWWKKCLDLKPDYLLIQFGHNDQPGKGPERESKPETEFRDHLRQYVDEARTAGIQPVLLTSLTRRKWDGQKIVPSLEEYAQATLIVAGEKQIPVIDLHTSSIRQCELLGPTAFRAFEPMTEDGADHTHLNLDGSRAVAPLVVTELLKKVPSLEACFDAEKLAASAVPQPYEGNISNGSLSLEETADTITIRNRDRVVLVYNKVSPPVPEGINPVYHRSGFLHPVMSPDGGIVTAAFPFDHAHQHGIFSAWVRTAWNNRKIDFWNLAGGTGRVLHQRVISTSADGQNVGFEVDLIHRTETDPVVDILRERWKVTVLPTSGVWHAFDLQSTQVNQTDLPLQLHEYHYGGHAVRGPVEWLTQSDSDVRKIHDKDVSPEFLGSTFLNDSGSDRIKGNHEHTRWVSMTGKLSRQPVTIAVLSHSHNYRAPQAARLHPTKPYFAFSPCVDGEFSIEKAHPYESRYRYLIIDGPADAGWIDEQWNAWHQE